A window of Methylocaldum szegediense genomic DNA:
GGGCATGAAGGCGCCCAGAGCCGCGCCGATGGCGAGCCCGAGTACGCCCAAGAGCAAGGGCTGATCTTGAGCGACATGTTGATACCGTTCCTGGACGGCATGCCCGAGTTGTGCGGCCTGATCCTGCGCTCGATGGGAAATGTCTCCTGCCTTTTCACGGACGCTGCTCATGGTATCGGAGACGGAGTGCCGAACATGGCTCGCCTTATCCCCCAGCGTTTCCCGAACATGGCCGACAGTGTCCGATACTCTGCCTTTCACATGTTCCATCCTTTCTCCTATCGCGCCTTCGCCCTGGCCACCGCCCGCAGCGTAAGGCTCGGAGCGAGGTACTTCGCCGTGCAGACTGTGCAAACCTTCCATTCCGTGGGAGGGCTTTGTGAACCGGGGCAAGTGTAGGTGACCCTTGGTGCCAGCGCGGCCCGACAGGGCCAGCCAAGTAAATCCGATGCCGAGAAGGCTTACCGGAATCGGATTTTCCTTGATGACGGTCCCGGCGTTTGTACTCAACCGTCGAAAGTTTTCACCGATGTGCATTTCGTCCAGATAGCCGAGAGCCTGATCCAGGAGCTGTCCGGGCGAAAATCTCTTTTGTATCGTGTCCAGAGTTTTTGCGATTTGGCTCCGTGTCCGTTCGATATCGGTTTCGATTTGTTCGGGACTTCTGGTTTCGTCATAGGTAGCCATAAAATTCTCCACTGCGCTTGCTTGAGAGCGCCCGTCCCGATCGTTTCGTCGTCTGGGGCTCGTCTCTTGATGTTGATAAAGCATCCCTGAACTGTCGGATTAACGTGGAAATCCACCGACAAACCGTCACATCCTTGTCAAACGCTCTTCTATCCAGACCCGATGCCGGTGTTCGTCCGCGAGATTGCGCTCCAGCACCGGGCGAGCCACGGGCAAGATGTCGCTGCGCTGGAGTGCCTGTCGATACGCCTGATTGGTGTCGTCTTCGTTGGATTTCATGGCTAGGAGAATGCCCTTGTCTCCGGCGATGTTCCCGATGATGACCTTTCCTTGGGTCAAGACGGCCTTGAAATCGGCTTCGGTAGGCGGCACCCGACCGAGATCGCGTACGATGCGGCTGAGTTCCTGAATATGGCGCTGGTGGTCGCTCATGAATTCACCGAGCCGATCGCCAATGCCGCCGTCGTCGATCCTTTTGATGGCCGCCGCGTACGCGGCGGTGGCATCGAAGTCGAGTTCGATCAGGTTGATGAGTGTTTCGACAAAAGAATCCTCGTTTCCGATTAAGCTAGGCATACGGTTCCTCGTTCCTCCGAAGCGTTAAAAGCCGCCGCGGTTCACTTGAGATGCTCGCGCAAGACTTCCGAGTCTCTGCGAAGCGAATCGCCGGATTTTTTCGGTACCAGGTTTTTCGCTTTGAGATTGCTGCGGCCCTTTTGCAGCAGTACCACGCCGATGATGGCGACGAT
This region includes:
- a CDS encoding DUF2383 domain-containing protein, giving the protein MPSLIGNEDSFVETLINLIELDFDATAAYAAAIKRIDDGGIGDRLGEFMSDHQRHIQELSRIVRDLGRVPPTEADFKAVLTQGKVIIGNIAGDKGILLAMKSNEDDTNQAYRQALQRSDILPVARPVLERNLADEHRHRVWIEERLTRM
- a CDS encoding DUF3618 domain-containing protein; the encoded protein is MATYDETRSPEQIETDIERTRSQIAKTLDTIQKRFSPGQLLDQALGYLDEMHIGENFRRLSTNAGTVIKENPIPVSLLGIGFTWLALSGRAGTKGHLHLPRFTKPSHGMEGLHSLHGEVPRSEPYAAGGGQGEGAIGERMEHVKGRVSDTVGHVRETLGDKASHVRHSVSDTMSSVREKAGDISHRAQDQAAQLGHAVQERYQHVAQDQPLLLGVLGLAIGAALGAFMPRTRMEDEMMGETRDRLAREARETGRDIMREAPTEGERLTREPMSGGPTEAESSPLTAGSMAGEIRRDMARGETGTETSPVMPAAGGPAGRAPVVGTTAGGTTNEGLGGVTRTVGGEEAAGAESMKAMPPMGERRSGVRDRRKGSLAETVGAATRFPPAEERRHGLPDRRISGSASGQTGYDSPNTP